In Zygosaccharomyces rouxii strain CBS732 chromosome F complete sequence, a single window of DNA contains:
- the GCD1 gene encoding translation initiation factor eIF2B subunit gamma (similar to uniprot|P09032 Saccharomyces cerevisiae YOR260W GCD1 Gamma subunit of the translation initiation factor eIF2B the guanine-nucleotide exchange factor for eIF2 activity subsequently regulated by phosphorylated eIF2 first identified as a negative regulator of GCN4 expression), protein MQAFIFCGQGHNLWPFSQGHLDDNVSGNGMTKALLPVGNRSMLEYVLDWCDQANFKEINVVGQAQDIDAIQRGLQRYLELRNEQFLLVSKSLSGSQHLHHLQSPKPIKFIKSKASSTGECLQRELLERINGDFVLLPCDFVTDIPPQIFIDQYRNRDSNNLAMTFYYKNVLESTDKKQQSGKQFFTLYSSNEDVDARPVLLDVYPMEAVKKTKYLQVRTHLLWNYPNTTVSTKLENSFIYFCSQELCQLLSERKANDSTKKNYKDNVDDDDDDDQGENSKDRDDEVLDTTIKPSYFRQENQLLRDPLNCNKSLGKVFRDLARRSWQHSTPRENIGMFILPEVGFFVRANNLHTFTEANRFILKIKAQTLATNTQTTTASASAIGADAVVGYNCTILEKSNIKLSSIGPGCKIGNRCRIAGSILLPDVTIEDEVILENVIIGPNGVIGKRSKLTNCYVEGYYHVDPKSNLKGETLTKLEFESDESMSSNAAESSSGDESLEEEYDDEYEDDGLFDH, encoded by the coding sequence ATGCAAGCATTTATCTTTTGTGGTCAAGGCCATAACCTTTGGCCATTTTCACAAGGTCATTTAGACGACAATGTTAGTGGTAATGGTATGACAAAGGCATTGTTACCAGTCGGTAATAGATCTATGTTAGAATATGTATTGGATTGGTGTGATCAGGCAAATTTCAAGGAAATCAATGTCGTTGGACAGGCTCAAGATATCGACGCAATTCAAAGAGGATTACAGAGGTATTTggaattgagaaatgaGCAGTTCCTGCTAGTATCCAAGTCATTATCAGGATCTCAACATTTACATCATTTACAAAGTCCAAAACCaatcaaatttatcaaatcaAAGGCAAGTTCAACAGGTGAATGTCTGCAAAGGGAattattggaaagaattaaTGGAGATTTTGTATTACTGCCATGCGATTTTGTCACTGATATTCCTCCTCAGATATTCATCGATCAATACAGAAACAGAGATTCCAATAACTTGGCAATGACTTTTTACTACAAAAATGTTCTAGAGAGTACTGATAAGAAACAACAATCAGGTAAGCAATTCTTTACACTTTACTCTAGTAATGAAGACGTGGATGCTAGACCTGTGCTCTTGGATGTTTACCCAATGGAAGCTGTGAAAAAGACCAAATATCTGCAAGTTCGTACCCATTTACTCTGGAATTATCCCAACACAACTGTTTCCactaaattggaaaattcatTCATCTACTTCTGTTCACAAGAGTTATGTCAATTGCTTTCTGAAAGAAAAGCAAATGATAGCACTAAAAAGAACTACAAGGACAATGTagacgatgatgatgatgatgatcaagGTGAGAATTCTAAGGATcgtgatgatgaagtacTAGATACGACCATTAAACCAAGTTATTTCAGACAGGAGAATCAATTGTTGAGAGATCCTCTAAATTGTAACAAATCTTTGGGTAAGGTCTTTAGAGATCTGGCGAGAAGGTCGTGGCAACATTCGACTCCGAGAGAAAATATAGGTATGTTCATTTTACCTGAAGTAGGTTTCTTCGTAAGAGCCAATAATTTGCACACTTTCACTGAGGCCAATAGATTTATCTTGAAGATTAAGGCTCAAACTTTGGCAACCAATACTCAAACCACAACTGCGTCTGCATCTGCCATTGGTGCTGATGCGGTGGTTGGATATAATTGTACCATTCTGGAGAAGAGTAACATCAAATTGTCATCTATTGGCCCTGGTTGTAAAATCGGTAACCGTTGTCGTATCGCAGGTTCTATTCTACTTCCAGATGTCACCATTGAGGATGAAGtgatattggaaaatgtaaTCATTGGTCCTAATGGTGTTATTGGCAAGAGGAGTAAATTAACAAACTGCTATGTGGAAGGTTATTACCATGTGGATCCTAAGAGTAACTTGAAAGGTGAAACTCTAACTAAACTAGAATTTGAATCTGATGAGAGCATGAGCAGTAACGCGGCTGAAAGTTCAAGCGGTGATGAAAGTTTAGAGGAGGAATACGATGACGAATACGAGGATGATGGTTTATTTGATCATTAG
- the COX10 gene encoding protoheme IX farnesyltransferase (similar to uniprot|P21592 Saccharomyces cerevisiae YPL172C COX10 Heme A:farnesyltransferase catalyzes the first step in the conversion of protoheme to the heme A prosthetic group required for cytochrome c oxidase activity human ortholog is associated with mitochondrial disorders): MSILSVCCHARHTQTVTSKLGQNALIRSIRGVRGIKTRNGPKQVHLNTAPIEFTPNITQEFSPKENGIAESARKALSCTTEVSEKSHIPFEVKAVDPELRKAQRKAIARNRSLLLQCKKVMNPYIQLTKPRLTVLVMLSAICSYAISPYAASVSQLLSLTVGTTLCSASANAINMGREPEFDRQMVRTQARPVVRGLTTPAQAYKFAAVCGTVGGSVLWAGVNPTVALLGISNIALYAWIYTSLKRKHIINTWAGALVGAIPPLMGWAAASPLTDPGAWCIAGLLYAWQFPHFNTLSHNIRNEYRNAGYVMTAWKNPLLNARVALRYSLLMFPICFGFSYFGVTDWMYQLDSSIINAWMSYWALRFYWQQKKNYSSRDFSDKAKYNKGLAIANGFAKKTFLVSVLHLPAVLILAILHKKGRWDWIFENEDGKLRA, encoded by the coding sequence ATGTCTATTTTATCAGTGTGCTGTCATGCTCGTCATACCCAGACAGTCACATCGAAGTTAGGTCAGAATGCGCTTATCAGATCGATTAGAGGAGTTAGAGGTATAAAGACAAGAAATGGACCAAAACAAGTACATTTGAATACAGCACCAATTGAGTTTACTCCCAATATTACCCAGGAATTCAGTCCGAAGGAGAATGGTATCGCTGAAAGTGCTAGAAAGGCATTAAGTTGCACAACAGAAGTCAGTGAAAAGTCTCATATACCATTTGAAGTCAAGGCAGTGGATCCAGAATTAAGGAAAGCTCAACGAAAAGCGATTGCAAGGAATCGTAGTCTATTGTTGCAGTGTAAAAAAGTCATGAACCCTTACATTCAATTGACTAAACCTCGTTTAACAGTGCTAGTCATGTTAAGTGCCATTTGCTCATACGCGATATCACCATATGCAGCATCAGTAAGTCAGCTACTGAGTCTCACAGTGGGGACTACACTTTGTTCAGCATCTGCTAATGCCATTAATATGGGGAGAGAACCTGAATTTGATAGACAAATGGTAAGAACTCAAGCAAGACCTGTTGTTAGAGGATTAACTACACCTGCACAGGCTTATAAATTTGCCGCTGTATGTGGAACGGTTGGTGGTTCAGTGCTATGGGCTGGTGTGAACCCTACAGTAGCTTTGTTAGGAATTTCCAACATTGCACTTTACGCCTGGATCTACACATCTTTAAAGAGGAAACACATTATCAATACTTGGGCAGGTGCCCTCGTCGGGGCCATTCCACCACTTATGGGATGGGCCGCAGCTAGTCCCTTAACAGACCCCGGTGCCTGGTGTATTGCTGGGTTGTTGTACGCTTGGCAGTTCCCTCATTTTAACACTTTAAGCCATAACATTCGAAATGAATATAGGAATGCAGGTTATGTGATGACAgcttggaaaaatccactTTTGAATGCACGTGTGGCTTTACGGTATTCTCTATTAATGTTCCCAATTTGCTTTGGGTTTTCTTACTTTGGTGTAACCGATTGGATGTACCAACTTGATTCCAGTATAATCAATGCTTGGATGTCATATTGGGCATTGAGATTTTATTGgcaacaaaagaaaaattattctTCAAGAGACTTCAGTGATAAGGCTAAATATAATAAAGGTTTAGCAATTGCCAACGGATTTGCCAAAAAGACATTTTTGGTAAGTGTTCTCCATTTACCTGCAGTTTTAATCTTAGCCATTCTACACAAAAAAGGTCGTTGGGATTGGATATTTGAGAACGAAGACGGTAAACTTAGAGCTTGA
- the RPN8 gene encoding proteasome regulatory particle lid subunit RPN8 (highly similar to uniprot|Q75F44 Ashbya gossypii AAL116W RPN8 26S proteasome regulatory subunit RPN8 and similar to uniprot|Q08723 Saccharomyces cerevisiae YOR261C), whose protein sequence is MSVPYERITVAPLVLLSVLDHYERTHTPEGKRCVGVVLGDASSPVLRVTNSFAIPFEEDEKNPDVWFLDHNYIENMNDMFKKINAKEKLIGWYHSGPKLKASDLKINELFKKYTGNNPLLLIVDVKQEGVGLPTDAYFAVEQVKDDGTSTEKTFVHLPSTIEAEEAEEIGVEHLLRDVRDQAAGGLSIRLTNQLKSLQGLQRKLGDIVAYLNKVMNKELPINHVILGKLQDVFNLLPNLGQPNEDEINVKNNEVVNHNNNLQKALTVKTNDELMIIYIANLVRAIIAFDDLIENKIQNKKLQEKKTKEYEAEHPNNKQKDDESVAAS, encoded by the coding sequence ATGTCTGTACCTTACGAAAGAATTACGGTAGCACCTCTTGTTTTACTATCTGTGCTGGATCACTACGAGAGAACACACACTCCTGAAGGTAAAAGATGTGTTGGTGTGGTTTTGGGAGACGCATCATCACCTGTACTTAGGGTGACAAATTCATTCGCAAtaccatttgaagaagatgagaagaatCCTGACGTTTGGTTTTTAGATCATAATTACATCGAGAACATGAATGATATGTTTAAGAAGATTAATGCCAAGGAGAAATTGATTGGATGGTACCACAGTGGTCCTAAGTTAAAAGCATCTGATTTAAAGATTAATGAATTGTTCAAGAAATATACTGGTAACAATCCATTGCTGCTTATCGTGGATGTTAAGCAAGAAGGGGTTGGATTACCAACAGATGCATACTTCGCAGTGGAACAAGTTAAGGATGATGGTACTTCTACAGAAAAGACGTTTGTCCATTTACCAAGTACTATCgaagctgaagaagctgaagaaattggtgtAGAACATTTGCTAAGAGATGTTAGAGATCAAGCCGCGGGTGGTCTTTCCATTAGACTAacaaatcaattgaaatctcTTCAAGGTCTACAAAGGAAGTTAGGTGATATTGTGGCATATTTGAATAAAGTTATGAATAAAGAATTACCTATAAACCATGTCATCCTAGGTAAATTGCAAGACGTTTTCAACCTATTACCGAACTTGGGTCAGcctaatgaagatgaaataaACGTAAAGAACAACGAAGTCGTtaaccacaacaacaatttacaaaaagcCCTAACGGTGAAGACCAATGACGAATTAATGATCATCTATATCGCCAATTTAGTTAGAGCTATAATTGCCTTTGACGATCTTATCGAGAACAAAATACAGAACAAAAAGCTACaggaaaagaagacaaAGGAATACGAAGCCGAACACCCTAACAACAAGCAAAAGGATGATGAATCAGTGGCTGCTTCATAA